The Sander lucioperca isolate FBNREF2018 chromosome 15, SLUC_FBN_1.2, whole genome shotgun sequence genome window below encodes:
- the btbd3b gene encoding BTB/POZ domain-containing protein 3, with amino-acid sequence MVDAKGRNMKCLTFFLMLPESVKSKSSKSSKKANASGSPKLPPVCYEIITLRSKKKKKMAADIFPTKKPASTTTVQQYQQQNLNNNNTIQNCNWQGLYSTIRERNSVMFNNELMADVHFVVGQPGKTQRLPGHRYVLAVGSSVFHAMFYGELAENTDEIHIPDVEPAAFLAMLKYIYCDEIDLSADTVLATLYAAKKYIVPHLARACVNFLETSLSAKNACVLLSQSCLFEEPELTQRCWEVIDAQAELALRSEGFCDIDAQTLESILQRETLNAKEIVVFEAALNWAEAECQRQDLTSSTDNRRKVLGKAMFLIRIPTMALDDFANGAAQSGVLTLNETNDIFLWYTAAKKPELQFVSMPRKGLTPQRCHRFQSCAYRSNQWRYRGRCDSIQFAVDKRVFIAGFGLYGSSCGSAEYSAKIELKRQGVLLGQNLSKYFSDGSSNTFPAWFEYPVQIEPDTFYTASVVLDGNELSYFGQEGMTEVQCGKVTFQFQCSSDSTNGTGVQGGQIPELIFYA; translated from the exons ATGGTCGATGCCAAGGGAAGGAACATGAAATGTCTGACTTTCTTCTTAATGCTTCCAGAGTCCGTGAAAAGCAAGTCGAGTAAAAGCTCCAAGAAAGCGAATGCTAGTGGCAGCCCCAAGCTGCCCCCTGTCTGTTATGAGATAATCACTCTGAGgagcaagaagaagaagaagatggcaGCGGATATTTTTCCCACCAAAAAGCCGGCATCCACCACCACAGTCCAACAGTACCAGCAGCAGaacctcaacaacaacaacaccataCAGAACTGTAACTGGCAAGGACTCTACTCCACTATAAGAGAAAG AAATTCAGTTATGTTCAACAATGAGCTGATGGCAGATGTTCACTTTGTGGTGGGTCAGCCTGGAAAGACCCAGCGGCTGCCAGGACACCGA TATGTTTTGGCTGTGGGCAGCTCAGTGTTCCATGCCATGTTCTATGGTGAACTGGCTGAGAACACGGATGAAATCCATATTCCAGATGTGGAACCAGCAGCATTTCTGGCAATGCTGAA GTACATTTACTGTGATGAGATTGACCTGAGTGCTGACACAGTGTTAGCCACTCTTTATGCTGCCAAGAAATACATTGTACCTCACCTGGCACGTGCCTGCGTCAACTTCCTGGAGACCAGCCTGAGTGCCAAGAATGCCTGTGTGTTACTCTCCCAGAGCTGCCTGTTCGAGGAGCCGGAGCTGACACAGCGCTGCTGGGAGGTGATTGATGCCCAGGCCGAGCTGGCGTTACGCTCAGAGGGCTTCTGTGACATCGACGCCCAGACCCTGGAGAGTATCCTACAGCGAGAGACACTCAATGCTAAAGAGATAGTGGTGTTTGAGGCGGCACTCAACTGGGCTGAGGCTGAGTGCCAGAGACAGGACCTTACCTCGTCGACTGACAACAGGCGTAAGGTTTTGGGTAAGGCCATGTTCCTGATACGTATCCCTACGATGGCCCTGGATGATTTTGCCAATGGAGCAGCCCAGTCGGGCGTGTTGACGCTTAATGAGACCAATGACATCTTCCTGTGGTACACGGCAGCCAAGAAACCTGAGCTACAGTTTGTCAGCATGCCTAGGAAGGGCCTAACACCCCAGCGCTGCCACAGATTCCAGTCCTGTGCCTACCGAAGCAATCAGTGGCGCTACAGGGGCCGCTGTGACAGTATACAGTTTGCAGTGGATAAAAGAGTTTTCATTGCTGGGTTTGGACTGTATGGATCCAGCTGTGGCTCAGCAGAGTACAGTGCCAAGATTGAGTTGAAACGTCAAGGAGTACTGTTGGGACAAAACCTCAGCAAATACTTCTCTGATGGTTCCAGCAACACCTTCCCAGCATGGTTTGAGTATCCAGTTCAGATCGAGCCTGATACCTTCTACACTGCCAGTGTGGTCCTGGATGGGAATGAGCTCAGCTACTTTGGACAGGAAGGGATGACAGAGGTGCAGTGTGGGAAAGTgacatttcagtttcagtgctCCTCGGACAGCACTAATGGCACGGGGGTTCAGGGGGGACAGATTCCTGAGCTCATCTTCTACGCTTGA